The following is a genomic window from Candidatus Hydrogenedentota bacterium.
ATGTGGCGTACCCACTTCTGTGTTAGATCGGGACGGCCTGCCGCGTTGAACAAGTAGGCCGCATGGAAATAGGGCTCGTTTCCGTGCCAGTAGTGTGATCCCGGATGCCAATGGCCCACCTGCTCGCGAGACTGCCCGAAGTAGTCTTCCAACTCCGCAACGAACTGCTCCCGGCTGGGAAAGAGCGACACCAATCCTTCGCCGTCAAAAGGCACGCCCCAGCGCCACATCATGGCGCTGCCCTCCACGAAGTCATCCGTGAACTCACGGCCGGAATCGGTATAGCTCAACACCAGCGGATCGAACTTGTCCGTGAAGTTGCCGGCCGCATCACGCGGGACAAAGAACAGCCGCTTCGGATCCCACACGTTGCGATAGGACTGGGCGTGTTTCGCAAATAGGGCCGCGTCGTCCGCCCTGCCCAGGTCCGCCGCCAGCAACGACAGGGCGTGGTCACACCAGGAATACTCCAAGGTGGCCGACACGGCGTCGGACATAGTGTCGGAAGGGCAATATCCATGTTGGAGATAGCCTTCCAGTCCCTCGCGCCCCGCGAAGCGGGTTCCCTCGGGCTTGCCGGTGAGGGCGGTCTGGCGCATCATGCCGTAGGCCGCTTCGATGTCGAAGTCGCGCACGCCTTTCAGCCACGCCTCGGACACCGCCACATCCGCCGGTGTGCCGAACATGCAGTTGGTATAGCCCGCGCCCGAGGGCCAGCGGGGCAGACAGCCGCCCGCCTTGCCCATTTCGACGAGCGACACCATCATGTCGCGCTGCTCCTTGCGCGCAATCAGGTTGTAAAGCGGATGGACCGTGCGGAAAGAATCCCACAGGGAAAAATCCGTGTAGTACGTGGTTCCGGGGGCTGTTGTGTGCACGGCGCGGTCAAATCCGGTGTACTCGCCGTTCACGTCATTGAAGGTTGTCGGCATCTGCATCGTACGGTAGAGTGCGGTCGTGAAGATACGCCGTTGGGCGTCGCTCCCGCCCTCTATCTGGATTCGTGAGAGATACCCCTCCCACTGATCGCGGGCCTGGGCGTAGAGGTCTTCGAAGGTCTTCCCCGCCGATTCCGCCTCCAGATTCGCGCGCGCGTTTGCAATACTCACGTAAGACAGCGCCAGGCGCACTTCCACCGTCTGCCTTTCGGACGAGGGCGAAAAGGCAAACGTGGCCCCGATGGAATCGCCACTTGCCGATACGCTGCTGGTGCTGAAAATGTTGCCGTTCCAGGTACCGTGGCT
Proteins encoded in this region:
- a CDS encoding GH92 family glycosyl hydrolase; its protein translation is MKRFKRILKWVLIVALVILAIPVLALLGVWGAYRSIVSPKPGVLETAVTPGNLGESVDPFIATGGYSWMCGHDSPAATVPFGMVRLAPDTASLLINEEAFNRSGYFYGDNKIIGFSHTRLLGADAQEGGVFRLFPSTTLLGGVAPDEKRYAKFSHAEEKAFPGYYAVRLPEEEILVELTATTRVGVHRYTFPEGSMPHLAIDVSSVIGDKRSEKGTVTIRPDERELEGSIRIHGSFSGRYDGLDVYFVAKFDQPIASHGTWNGNIFSTSSVSASGDSIGATFAFSPSSERQTVEVRLALSYVSIANARANLEAESAGKTFEDLYAQARDQWEGYLSRIQIEGGSDAQRRIFTTALYRTMQMPTTFNDVNGEYTGFDRAVHTTAPGTTYYTDFSLWDSFRTVHPLYNLIARKEQRDMMVSLVEMGKAGGCLPRWPSGAGYTNCMFGTPADVAVSEAWLKGVRDFDIEAAYGMMRQTALTGKPEGTRFAGREGLEGYLQHGYCPSDTMSDAVSATLEYSWCDHALSLLAADLGRADDAALFAKHAQSYRNVWDPKRLFFVPRDAAGNFTDKFDPLVLSYTDSGREFTDDFVEGSAMMWRWGVPFDGEGLVSLFPSREQFVAELEDYFGQSREQVGHWHPGSHYWHGNEPYFHAAYLFNAAGRPDLTQKWVRHILDTKYADHYAGLDGNDDGGTLSAWYVFSALGFYPIAGTTRYEIGAPLFEKAVMDLGEGKTLTVIADNYAPENLYVDSVSLNGKVLERSYFVHDEIANGGELRFVMKPRDSVAP